TCGTGAAGAGCGTGGTTGTTGTGACAAGCATGGAGGTCGCAATGACAGTGTCGGTGGTAGTGGATGTGATCCGAGTGGACAGCAAAGGGTGGAGACGCCATGAATCCCAACCGCTTTTGGTGGATCAGAAGCTGCCTTATTTTGAGAATTTCAAACTGAAAGGCTGCCATGCGTATATAAAGGTGAGAGTTGTGACTTGTGAGTTGTGACAATGGTGAAACCTAAGGGGAATCTGCACACAATCTGGGCGCTGGTAGATAGAGTCCCAAAAGAGATGAGACACTACAAGAGGATACATGAGATTGGATCTTTCATTGGGGCAGTGTACACAGTGAATAGCCGTCGTTGGAGAACCTCAATTTTGTCAGGTTCAAACTGAATGTTAAAAATGTCAACAAAATTCCACCTATGCTGGAGTTCAGAGTGAAACCTTTCAATAGAGTCAATTGTTGAGCATGGTACTCTAAATCTGGATACATGTGGGCCACTGATAATCCTAAGCACTAAACAGAGAGTACAAAAAATGCGCAAGGCAGAGAGAAGCAATGAGCGTATAAGGGAAAGCTTCTATCACTGATGATTTCCTAGCATTTATTTTAAACGAGATGGAAACTATGGTTATGCCTAAGCTAGAGAGTGCTGCTCTGAAAATTGCTATGTTTTCAACACTCAGGCTGAGAAAGATCAAAGTCATGGGGCATAAGATCCAGGAAGCAGAGAACTTGACAGTGTTGGATAGGCTTGCTGACAAGGAAAAGGATATGGAAGAAGAAACTGGTGGAGATAAAGAGGAAGCATGACGAGATGATGATGAACAATGAACAGTTTTTGAAGGGAGTCAAGAAGcagggcgaaagcctgtttcgagagaAGGGAGTCAAGACAGAGTACATTTTTCACAAGAAGAGGAACTGGAAGAATCCCAAGAATCCTTTTGGACGAAAACAAAAATGTTTTTGATGAAAATGTGAGCATTAAGAACGACAATGAAAACATGGAGCTGAAACTAACTAATGCTGAGAGACTAGGTCTTCCAGTGCTAAGGTTAGGAGATGTGATAGGATAAAAGGCCAAGAAGATGCTGAGGGGATTGAGCTGGCCATGAAGAGAGAAGCCCTAAAAAATACACTGTATACTTAAAATGATGTTTGTCAGATCCAATTAATAGGCTAAGGCTTAAAATAATACACcacccgttcctaaatataagtctttttaaagatttcaatgcgaactacatacggatgtatatggacgtactttagagtgtagattcactcatcttgctccgtatgtagtccttaGTAGAATCTCTAgaaagtcttatatttaggaatggagggagtatttgtcacAGGTGCTAGTGATATAGTGATTATCGTGTTTTCATTTCCGTTGTTAAAATCTGCATAAAGTGAAATTTATTGCCTGGGGGATGCTTgtggaaagaaaaaaaaatgaagtgAAATCTTTAATTACGTGCAATGTGGGTGAACTTCCTTTACGTTATCTAGGTTTACGATAATACCTATTGATGAGAAGAGTTAAGCAATAGCTTATGGAAACCAATAgaggaaaaagtggagaagaagCTTGTGGGCTAGAAAGGCAGCATACTATCTATTGGGGGTAGAGCTAAGCTTACAAATACATGTACGGACATTGTGTCTTCatgcatgctttctttctttgagccCCCCACAGGAGTTATCAAGAGAACGAATTACTATATTTGGTGAATTAGCCTACAATATGTATGCCAAAAGGGTGTGCTGGACTAGGAATTATGGATTTGACATCAATGAATCAAAGCCTTTTGTGCAAGTGGCTGCGGAAACTGGACAATACTGAAGGTTAATCAATGTTGTCCAGGAAATAACTCGAGAATCAAATGTTGTCACGGGTGAGGAGTGGCTCTGGTGGCTCTCAGTTATGGCGAAGTCTAATGAAGGTTAATCATATCTTGAAAAATCTGCTGTGAGGGTTATTGGGGATGGACCTAAGGGGTGGCAATCAAAACAAGTTCACAGTTAGGAATTTGTACATGCAGCTTAGATCAGTGGAGATTTTGAGTTATAGATTCGTTTGGAAATTGAAATTTTCTCTTAACATCAAGATCTCTTATGGTTGATgctaaaaaatactccctccgttcctaaatataagtctttgtagagattccactacggaccacatacggatgtatatagatgcattttagagtatagattcactcattttcctccgtatgtagtccatagtggaatctctataaagacctatatttaggaacggagggagtagtattctaACCAAGGATAAACTACTTAAGGGAGGATGGAGAGCAAATGATCAATTGTGTTTCTGTTGATACAAAAACTGTTAATCACCTGATGTTTTTTGCTGTTTAGATAAGTTGATATAGCAAGTGATCCTTTGTGCCTTTGACCTCGTTAGACCCCCTAACAATACTGAGGATCTAATTGGTGGGTGGATTGATACATTTCCAGTGTCCCAGCGCAAACTGGTACTTTGTGGGGGAGCAGCAATATGTTGGACAATTTGGAGACTAGAAACACAGCTTTCTTCAAACAGAAATAACCTAGTGATCTAGCTATGGTGATTTTCAGCCTAAGCAACAACCTTGATGCTTGGGCTATTTTGTAAAAATAACAAGATCGAAGAAATCTTGAAGATGGGGTATTGACGGTAAAGCTGGGGGTCAAAGAAGGTTACGCGAGAATACATGGGTAGGCGCTGATGGTTGGCGGGTTAACAAACTAATGGAATTGCTTGATTGAGAATTGGTTTGGGCTGTTGGTTCCTGTGTTCCAGGCTCTGTAACAAGTAGTTGTTTATTAAGCTGTAAAAAAGAGTTGGTTTTGCGAACTGCTTTATGCTGCTTTGTTTAGTTTTAGCTTATATAGCTGTAGCTATGTGGTCTGGGCGGTTTCCCTGATGGAAATCGACGAGAGAGGtcgttgtttcaaaaaaaaaattcaatggGAACACAGACTAAATCTAGTTAATGGAAAAATGGGACCATGCTTGCCCCTatcaaattactccctccgtccgaaaatacttgtcataaaaatggataaaaaaggatgtatctagaactaatatacatctagatacatccctttttattcattttgatgacaagtatttccggacggagggagtacgtattcACTCTCGCATCTTTATATCATGAGTTACACGAAAGAGTGGAGGTATAGAGGATAAAAATGCTAAAATATTCACACGACACTTTCTCAATGAACAGATATAGTGGAATGGTAATTGCTGATAAGCTTGTAAACTAGACAGGTATTGAGTAAAGGAGGAAGTAACATAGAACTAACCTCTAGGCCAGCTTCTCTTACTTTACTCTCGGCGTATTTAAGCTGCTCCTCTGACAAAGTAACTCCAGTGTATTTGCAACCAGTTTGCTTAACCATTTGTATTGCTAAACTTCCCCAGCCGCTACCGATGTCAAGAACATGATGCTCCCTCTCAACTTTAGCCTTTGTCAAATATATATTTTGCAAGATTGAAGTACCATCAGATCATGTTCACAACATTGTTTAACTAGTAATCAATCTAATGACACAATCTCTGGAGATATGCAAGTATTACCTTGTCGATTAGAAGGCTCAGTTTACGTTGCTGGGCTGCTTCTAAGCTTTCGTTCTCCATCTATCAATTAATTTCAGTCCATGAATTAATAAAATTGCCCTACAAAATTTACAAGCTGCGGAAAAAATCACAAGATTTACAAACCTTGAAAACTGCACAAGAGTAAGTCATCGATTTATCCAGAAAAAGCGAGAAGAAATCATTACTCTGTACACATATATAAGAAGAAAGATAGACTATTAGTACTAtttggtactccctctgtcccataatataagagcttttttgACATTACTACTCTGTGcacatactacctccgtcccaaaataagtgactcaattttgtactaagATAGAACTATTagtactagtgtagtgtcaaaaatgctcttatgtcatgggatggagggagtatgttatTATAGATATATGGAAAGTAATTAATTATAAAAATCCTTTTGATAAGGTTTGGAACACAAAAATTTCAACTCGATAAGATTTGCAATAATTCtggtactccctccaatccatacgttgtactaaatcagcgacaattagtatggatcagagggagtattacAAATTGACCTAAGCAGCTAGTTATCTCAATAACAAAAGAAGAGACATGAGGACTGACAAGATCATAATGCTGAGAGATGTTTCGACGAGTTTGTGCTGCGGTGTTCTTCCTTGAGGCGTGGCGCAAAACGTATTTAGCATATGACAACCGAGCTATTACATGCAAGGGTGAGCCCCAACGCCTGCAAACCAAACAATTGTGTGTACCTGATCAGTCACACTCATAGATTCATAGGTTTTAATTtgtttttatatataaaaaaaaaGAGGATGGGAACATAGTGGACAATTGAAGGTTTCAGAACCTTTTTCTGGCAATGCCGCGGCTCTTACGCTCGTCTCTGTTAGCAATGAGAATCTGTGAAGAAATGGATCATGGATTTGATCTGGAATGAAGAAATACCTCTACCAATAAGCTCATGGGCTATGATATAGTTTTACCAGGATAAGATTCAGAAGGCCTTCTCTCTTGTCAAGACAAGAGAAATAGCCGTTAATATAGGCTTCTCCTAAGCCAATCTCTCCTTCTGTTGTAGCCTGAAAGCCGTGAGAGAGCTAGGATAAACACAAGCACTTGAAATGAGAAGGTTGGCTAAAGCAATTGCAGTGGAGCTTATAAGAAATTAAGAATTATGCATAAATGACCAATCAGAaaaaaaaaagtaaagatgcatgtGTAGGCAGAAAAAAGAAGGGAAGATAACCTTCCAATAGAACAAGGGGTCATGAACTCGCACAACAGATTTTACAGGGCATTTGTTGCAAGCTTTACCAAAGCTGAACACACTACCTCCCGCTTCAACAAATCTGTACAAAAATTATTAAGGTGAAAAATAATCATAATTAGGCGTCGCATATCATATTGACTCATGCAAGGACTCACATCAAGTTACCGATAGATACGTATTGCATGAAAAATCTTGTAAATGCAAGGCGTGCCCCAGccacggtccatgatggaatgatCTGCTTTGGGTACAACAGAAGCTCGCATTTCTTTCCAAGCAAACCTTGAGCTGCTGCTTTCCCAGCCTGTTGATTCAATATGACCAACAGAAATGGACCTCACATAACTAGTTCATGTCAAATGCATTCTCATTATGCGATTGAAACTAAAAGCGTATATGCCAGGGTGGTGTATACAGTCCCAATAGATGAATAAAGGAGAAGCATGGAAATCTAGTAGCTTGGGCCTTAAGCCAACTAAAGGTAAGCAAGGATATGGTTACTTGTGGTTATGATAGGATTAATACCTTTGTTAGAGTTTAGTTGCTTAGGGGCTAGAAAATCATGTCTCTAAACAGGGACAGCATCATACTTTTTGATCACTAAGCAATGGGAATAATAAACTAGTGACAATCTAATCACAGTTCCTCCCATCCCTTTTGTTTTTATCATCATAGTACGGTTCACTATGCACGATGCCTAACTCTAAGGGGAAATGGACAGGTTGTGCATGCAAATACCATCAATCCGTCTTCATGGAATCCATGACCTGCGATCCAAGGCAGAACAGACATTTGAGATCGAATGCTTTTCACATCATTTCACACCTAACTTTAATGTAGTGAAagtctatcgtacatccacatgcAGGTTGTAATGAACAAGCTATCTACAAACTGCAATTCATGAAACAGGTTACCTTGATATGCCCCACAGAACCATATTCCTCTCTTTCCCTGGATCTGATCAAGCTGAAGATAAGCCTTCGCCGCGGCCACAGATGGAACAGGGAGGCTTGTATTCCATTTAAGCAGTACATGATCCGGAACACCAGGGGGATTGAGTGTCACCAGGAAAGGCCTGACAGATCCGATTTtctagaaaagcaaaaaaaaaaaacacagTTAATAATTATGTAATCCATTCATGCTGCTGAGGTTAGGCTGAAGCTTCCATTTTGCTGTTATTCTGTGAGCCTCCTCTACAGTGTGTTCTAACGTGATGAAACATCTTTATTTTTTATCCTTTGGTTCCTTTTCTTTTTGCTGGGGAGGCATGCCTAGTCCTAAGGACTTCTAACACGTACAAAATGGTTTCAGTGTCGTAAAAAAGGCAGGGCAGGGCCATTTTGTCAACAAATGTGTCATCAATAAAATTAATTCATTGTACCAAACTATGCATATGAAAAACAAAGAATTTACCTGAATTTGGTTTAGCCAGTAAGTTACAGAAAAGCCCCTGCTAGTTGTCCCCAGGAAATTCCAGGCACTCCATGCCGATGGATTTTGGGGCATCAGATTTTGATCGCAGTGGAGGTATATATCCCTGAAACATAAACATGTCAGACATTCAGTAGATCAAACTTTATATATGTGTTCATTTAGAAACAGTAGGCAGCCTTCACCTTTGGACATACTGACAAGCACCTAGAATTCTCAGTTCCTGATGTGTAGCTTCAGCTCCTAATAATTTCAGAGCATTAGGTGCATGGACCCCAAGGATGACACTGTCGAATGTTTCCTCTGAACCATCATTCTCCAAGACTCTGTAGCCAGCTGCTACCAGTGCCAAAACAGAGGATTGTTTCAGCCAGTGAATCAATCATGTATATGATGACTAAATGTTTGTACAGGCAATCAATAAACAATAACGCATATATGTACCTCCATCAAGACTTGAAACAGATTTCACCCGGCAGCTGGTTTTGATTAGACAGCCCATGCTTTCCAATTCTCCTTTTACCTGCAATAGTCGCATTGTTCAGTCCCTACATTTGACTGCAGCTAAAGCCTAAGAAGTGTAACAACTACAGTACAAATGTGCTACCTCTTTTGAGGCTGATGGATCGCAATGCATACCTTGTTTACATAGGACTGTGAACGAGGCTTGACAGTGGGCAACTGGGTGTGACGAAACAGCTGAGTGGAGCGATTTAATCAGCTTTCAAATGCACAAAGACAAATGCAATGGGAAAGGAGCATGCATACGAAGTAGCTAGGCACCTGAAGAAGGTCATTGTTTCGGCAAAATGACAGCACGAAGAAAGCAGACAGGCTCAAAACGTCTTGTGGTGAACATGACCACATGCCTGTGCAGACTGGAATCTGCACCAAATGTATATTTTCGTGTCACTAACTCAAAACTGCATAGATAATTAAACACGCAGTCCTAATCACAACACAATGTGTGCATACTCACAAATTTTCTGTTCTTTTTCCACGGTAATACTCACAAGAAAATTTCTACAAGCTAATAACCAGCCTTACCGCCCCTGCACCCATGTTGGTGTGAAAACTAGCCATTGAGGACTAGGCCCAGATTTTAGTTATAACTTGAAAATTTCATCTAATTTTTTTGTACTTATTTGAAGATTGTAGTTTATCTTCACAGTTTTACATGACTATTCAAAAGCAGAATTGAATACAGAATTCTGATGTGAGATTTTGCCAAACGAAGGGTTGCTGGATAAACTAAAAGATGACATAAGCAAGTAGATTAgatagaagtactccctccgttccgaattacttgtcttagatttatctagatacggaggtatctagcactaaaataagtctagatacatccgtatctagacaaatccaagacaagtaattcggaacggagggagtacaagataagCCTCTTGAAACGATGGGGAATATCCGTGCGACTGAATGAACTGCCCCAATGTCTCATTATGGTCCAGATCAGGGTTGTGTTCATGGTCCTCCAGGTACCTTCATTTCAAAGATCACATCGGCGAATTAACTATCATCATATAGTATAAACACAAGGCATCCAGCTACAAACGAAAGTATAACATATGCACATGAGAACTGAGGGACTAGACTGCTTACGTCAGAGCATCATTCTTGAACTTGATTATCTCACGGACCATGCGCCAAAAACTGGGTTTCAGTATGTTGGTCTTTTGTGCCAAGAGGCCCGGGATACCGTTGCCATTGCCCCACTCACATCCTCTGCTACCGCCTTTCAATTGTGTGCTCACTGAGAAAGACATGTCTGATCTCTCCATCTCCACCCCGAGCCCTTCTAACTGTTCCATCATGTGGAGATATGTTACCTACATTGACGCATATAGCACATACAAATCTTAGTGAGGAACAAAATATAGTATCTTGTAATATAGGTTTACAAAGATTTTCCAAGTTCAGTCCAGGGGTTAGGAAGTCCTGTACTATTAATCTTTTTTTGCGGGTCTGTACAGTAAAAGAAAAATATCAATCAAGATACCATGCAcgttaatataagagcgtttttaacactacactagtgtaaaaaacgttcttatattatgggacggagggagtactatataaaaACATAACAATAGGTCTCTTAGGCAGTCAATGTGGCTCCTTTCGAAGGATAAACAACACATGAGCGCACACACTAAATGGACATGAATCATAATTCTGAGATTAGCATTCAATTATCAGACGTAAATAAGACTCAGATTGCTGATATCAAGCCAGATACTGCAAGGAAAACTTCCCACCATTGGTTAATGCTCTATGTGGCAAAACTTTCTACCTCTGAACTCTAAGTAAAACATTTAGatgcacacacacactcacaccaCCACACACATTCAGACAACATTCAGTAAGGAATAACTTTTTATCAAATTTTAGTGCGATACGTTTCGAAATTTTCCTTATTCCTCCAAAAAAGAACATAATGTGTTCTTCCCTCTGAACAACAGAGCAATCTTCACAAGCCTTATAAGGATTCTCGTTCAGTGGCCAAGCTACATTTATGTTGGGTACTCAATTGACTACCCAGCATTTGGTAAAATCAATATATACATGTACAAATCTTGCAAAATAATAATAGGAATTCATTTATTTGACTACAAAACTTCAAATTGAATACACAAGACTGAATTTCTGGCACCACGACTGTTCTCAGTGAAACAGCCCAACGTTTCTGTGTACTTTTCGAAAATCCAGCCAGGTGAACCATAATGAAACAGTTATGCTAGAAGAAACTAGTGT
The window above is part of the Triticum aestivum cultivar Chinese Spring chromosome 2A, IWGSC CS RefSeq v2.1, whole genome shotgun sequence genome. Proteins encoded here:
- the LOC123190956 gene encoding uncharacterized protein isoform X1, which encodes MKVAVVGGGVSGLAAAHELLLAASGGGDGVRVTLYEQEESLGGHARTVAVDDGTGRVHLDLGFMCFNQVTYLHMMEQLEGLGVEMERSDMSFSVSTQLKGGSRGCEWGNGNGIPGLLAQKTNILKPSFWRMVREIIKFKNDALTYLEDHEHNPDLDHNETLGQFIQSHGYSPSFQEAYLIPVCTGMWSCSPQDVLSLSAFFVLSFCRNNDLLQLFRHTQLPTVKPRSQSYVNKVKGELESMGCLIKTSCRVKSVSSLDGAAGYRVLENDGSEETFDSVILGVHAPNALKLLGAEATHQELRILGACQYVQRDIYLHCDQNLMPQNPSAWSAWNFLGTTSRGFSVTYWLNQIQKIGSVRPFLVTLNPPGVPDHVLLKWNTSLPVPSVAAAKAYLQLDQIQGKRGIWFCGAYQGHGFHEDGLMAGKAAAQGLLGKKCELLLYPKQIIPSWTVAGARLAFTRFFMQYVSIGNLIFVEAGGSVFSFGKACNKCPVKSVVRVHDPLFYWKLSHGFQATTEGEIGLGEAYINGYFSCLDKREGLLNLILILIANRDERKSRGIARKRRWGSPLHVIARLSYAKYVLRHASRKNTAAQTRRNISQHYDLSNDFFSLFLDKSMTYSCAVFKMENESLEAAQQRKLSLLIDKAKVEREHHVLDIGSGWGSLAIQMVKQTGCKYTGVTLSEEQLKYAESKVREAGLEDHITFLLCDYRLIPPYKYDAIISCGMIEHVGHEYMDEFFACCESYLAEDGILVLQFISIAEERYEQYRRRPHFVKEYIFPGGCIPSLARVMSAMTTSSRFSIEHVENIGPNYYTTLMHWRDNFMANKDQVLELGFDEKFILIWEFYLIYSAAGFKSRAVGDYQVVFSRPGNRRLGMP
- the LOC123190956 gene encoding uncharacterized protein isoform X2, translated to MKVAVVGGGVSGLAAAHELLLAASGGGDGVRVTLYEQEESLGGHARTVAVDDGTGRVHLDLGFMCFNQVTYLHMMEQLEGLGVEMERSDMSFSVSTQLKGGSRGCEWGNGNGIPGLLAQKTNILKPSFWRMVREIIKFKNDALTYLEDHEHNPDLDHNETLGQFIQSHGYSPSFQEAYLIPVCTGMWSCSPQDVLSLSAFFVLSFCRNNDLLQLFRHTQLPTVKPRSQSYVNKVKGELESMGCLIKTSCRVKSVSSLDGAGYRVLENDGSEETFDSVILGVHAPNALKLLGAEATHQELRILGACQYVQRDIYLHCDQNLMPQNPSAWSAWNFLGTTSRGFSVTYWLNQIQKIGSVRPFLVTLNPPGVPDHVLLKWNTSLPVPSVAAAKAYLQLDQIQGKRGIWFCGAYQGHGFHEDGLMAGKAAAQGLLGKKCELLLYPKQIIPSWTVAGARLAFTRFFMQYVSIGNLIFVEAGGSVFSFGKACNKCPVKSVVRVHDPLFYWKATTEGEIGLGEAYINGYFSCLDKREGLLNLILILIANRDERKSRGIARKRRWGSPLHVIARLSYAKYVLRHASRKNTAAQTRRNISQHYDLSNDFFSLFLDKSMTYSCAVFKMENESLEAAQQRKLSLLIDKAKVEREHHVLDIGSGWGSLAIQMVKQTGCKYTGVTLSEEQLKYAESKVREAGLEDHITFLLCDYRLIPPYKYDAIISCGMIEHVGHEYMDEFFACCESYLAEDGILVLQFISIAEERYEQYRRRPHFVKEYIFPGGCIPSLARVMSAMTTSSRFSIEHVENIGPNYYTTLMHWRDNFMANKDQVLELGFDEKFILIWEFYLIYSAAGFKSRAVGDYQVVFSRPGNRRLGMP